One Helicobacter pylori NCTC 11637 = CCUG 17874 = ATCC 43504 = JCM 12093 genomic window, TCAAATACAATCATCGCATTCCAATCATTTTGATTTCACTATAGACACAGCGGATCGCACTAAATTATTGATGAGCTATTTAGTCGTGCCTACAACCGCTAATTTCAACAATGTCATGCATGGGGGGGAATTATTGAATTTATTGGATAAAGTGGCTTATGTGTGCTCAACTCGTTATTGCGCTAAAGGAACGGTCACTTTAAGCGTGGATGGGGTTACTTTTAAATACCCTATTCCTGTAGGGAATTTGCTCACTTTTTTAGCCAGCATCAATTATGTGGGCAACACCTCGTGCGAAGTGGGGATTAAGGTTTTGAGCGAAGACATTAAGACTCGTGAAATCACGCACACCAATTCATGTTATTTCACGATGGTGGCTGTGGAAAATGGCAGACCCACCCCCATGCCTAAATACGAGCCTAAAACAGAGGTTGAAATCCGCCGTTATGAAGGGGCTTTGAAGCGCAAGGAAATGCGCACACGAGGGTATTTGAAAAGCGGGAAACACGAGGGTGTGTGAAGCGAAAAAAGCGTAAGCGGTGTTTTAACCCTAAATTTTACCCCTAAAAAAGGGGGATAGTTGGTTGAGCGGTTGGTTTAAAACAGCGTGCTATGGCTGCCTAACCTTACTAAAAAGAGGGTGTTTTCTTGTTTTTTAATTTGATAGACAAGCAATAAATCCGGTTTTTAAGTGGCATTCCCTAAAATCTTTTATAAAGTGCCTTTGAGCGGATGGTCTTTGTATTTGGGAGCTAGGGGTTGCTCTTTGGCTAAATTTTCAACCACTTTATACAAAAGCTTTAAATCAAACCCGTTTTTAACAAGAATTTTAAGATCCTTATCAAATTTTTTTACTGGTTTCAATCATCAGCATTTTTAAATCTTAAATTTTCACAATGTTTTTTAAAATCCTCTACGCTTTTAAAACAAAGGTGGTTTTTTGTATCTTTAGCCCTTGCTAAGATTTCTCGCTCTTCTTCTATGATGTATCCGTTTTCGGTTAAATGGAGTGCTTTTTTGATTCTTTGTTTTTGAGCTTGGATTTCTTTCAATTTTTCTAACGCTCTTTTTTGTTTGGTCTTGATAGAATTTAAAAAATTAAAAAGCTGTTTTTCGCTGTATTGGGTGTAGTCTTTTTCTGCGGTGGTGTTAGGCATGCTTATTCCTTTTTTAAAAATACCAGCTCATTATAGCGCAAGCGATTTGGTTTAAGCGTTTAAGGGGTTTGGGTGGGTTAAAACAACTCGCTATGACTGCCTAACCTTAACAAAAAACAAGTTCATCATCTTCCACTAAATAAACAAGCAAAATGTCGGCTTTAATATGGCATTCCCTAAAAGGTTTCCACTTTCCCTTTAAGGCATGATCTTGAAATTGTGGGGGTAGTGGTTCTTTCTT contains:
- a CDS encoding acyl-CoA thioesterase, producing MPQIQSSHSNHFDFTIDTADRTKLLMSYLVVPTTANFNNVMHGGELLNLLDKVAYVCSTRYCAKGTVTLSVDGVTFKYPIPVGNLLTFLASINYVGNTSCEVGIKVLSEDIKTREITHTNSCYFTMVAVENGRPTPMPKYEPKTEVEIRRYEGALKRKEMRTRGYLKSGKHEGV